A genomic segment from Candidatus Rokuibacteriota bacterium encodes:
- a CDS encoding response regulator produces MKEEHDHRSWRHHLLDSGSHINARLYEDLARKNAHLSVLFETARQATASLNLADILPQLAKSAPELIGADASSIRLLDRSGTLLEAVAHHGVSEAFANRGPVRPGEGVMALAVQDGQAVFVEDLQQEPRYAYPQEARAEGLRSAVVVALRSGDRTIGTLSVYYRATHRYTAQEVDLLAQFANLAAIAIERSRLFDELKRSYEEVQHTQEQLVRSEKFRALGEMAGGVAHDFNNLLTAILGRTQYLLLQLDEGEVPPKEVRRNLTVVERAALDGAETVRRLLEFTRATPRPGEAVAVDVNELLVQTVEVSRHRWKDEAEAKGHEIQVVLETGGVPPVAGNPAELREVLLNLVFNAIDAMPHGGTLTLSSWTGDGAVCLGVRDTGVGMSPEIRQRIFDPFFTTKGPKSSGLGLSACYGIIHRHEGEITVESKEGQGTTFTVRLPLRPAPPPRAVETPRAQGGRLRILVVDDEADVRETLQDILAAAGHEMCVAGSGAEGLETLERQPVDVVLTDLGMPGMTGWEVADRIKARWPHLKVALITGWGVRIEPAELETHGVDFLIAKPFQVKQILRTVSDIAQPRESSEPAARFQLRVVGGQARPEANHAEG; encoded by the coding sequence ATGAAGGAGGAACACGACCACCGCTCCTGGCGTCATCACCTACTTGACAGCGGAAGTCATATCAACGCCCGCCTTTACGAAGACCTCGCGCGGAAGAACGCGCACCTCAGCGTCCTGTTCGAGACGGCGCGGCAGGCCACCGCCAGCCTGAACCTCGCCGATATCCTGCCCCAGCTGGCCAAGTCGGCGCCCGAGCTGATAGGCGCCGATGCCAGCTCCATCCGCCTCCTGGATCGCTCAGGAACCCTCCTGGAGGCGGTGGCCCATCATGGGGTGAGCGAAGCCTTTGCCAACCGGGGACCAGTCCGGCCCGGTGAAGGGGTGATGGCGCTTGCCGTTCAGGATGGTCAAGCGGTGTTCGTGGAGGACCTGCAGCAAGAGCCGCGCTACGCATACCCGCAGGAAGCTCGGGCGGAGGGGCTCCGCTCCGCTGTTGTTGTAGCGCTTCGGTCCGGCGATCGGACCATCGGGACGCTGTCGGTCTACTATCGGGCCACTCACCGCTACACTGCGCAGGAGGTCGATCTCCTCGCTCAGTTCGCCAACCTGGCCGCCATCGCCATCGAGCGGTCACGCCTATTCGACGAGCTGAAGCGATCCTACGAGGAGGTCCAACACACTCAGGAGCAGCTCGTCCGGTCCGAGAAGTTCCGCGCCCTGGGCGAAATGGCGGGTGGGGTGGCGCACGACTTCAACAACCTCCTCACGGCCATCCTGGGGCGGACCCAGTACCTGCTCCTGCAGCTCGATGAGGGCGAGGTGCCTCCCAAGGAGGTCCGGCGAAACCTCACGGTGGTGGAGCGGGCGGCGCTGGATGGGGCCGAGACGGTGCGCCGGCTGCTGGAGTTCACACGCGCCACGCCACGACCGGGGGAGGCCGTGGCGGTGGATGTCAACGAGCTGCTTGTCCAGACCGTGGAGGTCTCTCGCCACCGGTGGAAAGACGAGGCCGAGGCCAAGGGCCACGAGATTCAGGTGGTGCTGGAAACCGGTGGGGTGCCGCCGGTAGCGGGGAACCCGGCCGAGCTTCGGGAAGTGCTGCTGAACCTCGTATTCAACGCCATCGACGCCATGCCCCACGGGGGCACGCTCACGCTGTCAAGCTGGACCGGCGATGGCGCGGTCTGTCTGGGAGTCAGGGATACAGGGGTCGGCATGTCGCCGGAAATCCGGCAGCGGATCTTCGACCCGTTCTTCACGACCAAGGGGCCGAAGTCGAGCGGGCTCGGCCTCAGCGCCTGCTACGGCATTATCCACCGCCACGAAGGAGAGATCACTGTGGAGAGCAAGGAAGGGCAGGGGACGACGTTCACGGTCAGGCTTCCGCTTCGGCCTGCGCCCCCGCCCCGAGCTGTGGAGACGCCTCGCGCTCAAGGGGGACGTCTGCGCATCCTGGTCGTGGACGATGAGGCCGACGTGCGGGAGACACTCCAGGACATCCTGGCGGCCGCTGGGCATGAGATGTGTGTGGCCGGAAGCGGAGCCGAGGGCCTGGAGACCTTGGAGCGCCAGCCTGTGGATGTGGTGCTCACCGACCTCGGGATGCCGGGCATGACCGGGTGGGAGGTGGCGGATCGGATCAAGGCCCGCTGGCCTCATCTGAAGGTGGCGCTCATCACGGGGTGGGGTGTCCGGATAGAGCCCGCGGAGCTGGAGACCCACGGCGTGGACTTCCTCATCGCCAAGCCGTTTCAGGTGAAGCAGATCCTCCGCACCGTCTCTGATATCGCCCAGCCCCGGGAATCGAGCGAACCCGCAGCGCGATTCCAGCTTCGGGTCGTCGGGGGGCAAGCCCGACCTGAGGCGAACCATGCGGAAGGTTGA
- a CDS encoding response regulator, translating to MRKVDTKEGTVLDLNRPTGRGAPVERAMVLVVEDEPRVREVVEAHLTALGYCVVTAASAEAALKLVDRTVPDLVLTDVHMGAMSGVELCARLKADPRFQLVPVILLTGVADLQARVAGLAAGADDFFAKPFDFVELQTRVAALLRVKSLLDQLERAESVITTLALTIEARDPYTGGHCERLARYAVALGQALGVDEPTLKALRLGGYLHDLGKIAVPDGILLKPGPLDREQRKRIQAHPVMGADLIRGLRTLDGVRSIVHHHHEHWDGSGYPDGLAGEAIPLGARIMAAVDVYDALRTARPYKGPLAHAEALSILLRETDAGFWDPRVATTFVEVLEDFGG from the coding sequence ATGCGGAAGGTTGACACGAAGGAGGGGACGGTCTTGGATCTCAACCGGCCTACCGGCCGCGGGGCCCCCGTAGAGCGAGCGATGGTCCTGGTGGTGGAGGATGAGCCACGAGTGCGGGAAGTCGTCGAGGCACATCTGACGGCGCTGGGCTACTGTGTCGTGACCGCGGCCTCCGCGGAAGCCGCGCTCAAGCTCGTGGATCGGACCGTGCCGGACCTGGTCCTCACGGACGTCCACATGGGGGCGATGAGCGGCGTGGAGCTGTGCGCGCGTCTGAAGGCCGATCCCCGGTTTCAGCTCGTCCCTGTGATCCTGCTGACCGGGGTGGCCGATCTTCAGGCGCGCGTGGCCGGGCTGGCTGCGGGAGCTGACGACTTCTTCGCGAAGCCCTTCGATTTCGTCGAGTTGCAGACCCGGGTGGCGGCGCTCCTCCGGGTCAAGTCGCTCCTTGACCAGCTCGAGCGGGCGGAGAGCGTGATTACCACGCTCGCGTTGACCATCGAGGCCAGAGATCCCTACACCGGCGGACACTGCGAACGCCTCGCCCGGTACGCGGTGGCTCTGGGGCAGGCCCTTGGGGTGGACGAGCCGACGCTCAAAGCGCTCCGGTTAGGGGGCTACCTGCATGATCTGGGGAAAATCGCCGTCCCGGACGGGATTCTGCTCAAGCCCGGACCCCTGGACCGCGAGCAGCGGAAGCGGATTCAGGCCCACCCGGTCATGGGAGCCGATCTGATCCGAGGGCTCCGGACCCTGGACGGAGTCAGATCTATCGTCCACCATCACCATGAGCACTGGGATGGCTCGGGGTACCCTGACGGGCTCGCCGGCGAGGCGATCCCGCTCGGCGCCCGGATCATGGCGGCGGTGGATGTCTACGACGCGCTCCGCACCGCCAGACCGTACAAGGGTCCGCTCGCTCATGCCGAGGCGCTCTCGATCCTTCTCCGGGAGACGGATGCGGGGTTCTGGGACCCACGCGTCGCCACCACCTTCGTGGAGGTTCTTGAAGACTTCGGCGGCTGA